The proteins below are encoded in one region of Conger conger chromosome 17, fConCon1.1, whole genome shotgun sequence:
- the LOC133116478 gene encoding integrin alpha-V-like isoform X1: protein MEKNRKLYFVLTLMSCIKRSHFFNLDIDNPSIYSGPSGSYFGFSVDFFKPDEKQLNILVGAPRANTSFSAVVERGAVYSCPWRTSKDCRQLQFDNTDDRKNAKGEQMEFKSSQWFGASVRSEGEYILACAPLYQWSTLTFTEREPVGTCFLKSAGGVVEYSPCRTGSNSPEGQGFCQAGFSVDFVKNNRVVVGGPGSFYWQGQLISDDISEIITRYNNKFYTPYGNQLSTKPASAQFDDSYLGYSVTVGDFNGDGDDDYITGVPRGHKALGYVNIFNGKNMESMVNFTGVQMAAYFGHSVAATDINNDGVMDLFVGAPLFMDRGSDGKLREVGQVLVYLGKGGFSFHTPQKLTGTEVYSRFGSSLAPLGDLDMDGFHDIAIAAPYGGPDHRGLVYVYNGRAMGPEAGASQVLQGRWASSSSMPPSFGYAMHGATDIDLNGYPDLVVGVFGADKAVLYRARPVISVNSTLDISPQVLNPEDKSCTLAGTSTTASCFRVKYCLQARGKGAPYTMHFQVQLVLDRLKHKGAIKRALFLHSRVSQYSKNMTVLNDRGPACEELEAFLIPESEFRDKITPITVFMGYGLDLSTAADRTGLLPVLDQFTPANLSRQAHILLDCGKDNICKPDLKLAVVSDQTQIYIGDDNPLTLEVTAENGGEGAYEAELYVFMPPQAEFIGVIRNSETLSRLSCAYKRENQTRQVVCDLGNPMKGGTKLLAGLRFSVHQLSEEDSSITFQLQIYSSNQFNSTSSLVSSVTQLAVLAKVEIRGVSAPDQVFLPIANWLPKEDPVLEDDIGPLVQHVYELRNNGPSTFSKAMLDIAWPYGLWNGSLLYITQYQVDGPMTCSTDMLINPLNVLNPRVGVRTSQNSTVPNRGRTDGTNPSRLHRREVEENPPGGPLETLDCSRAKCLKIKCQVGRLERGRSAILFIRARLGVATFLTAENQNRSYNVRSAASFSVIEMPYKSLLPELPSNTTQVNTAVIWVLTDSPRPVPGWVTALAVVAGLLLLALLIFIMYKAGFFVRVRPPQEDCVEKEQLQPHENGDGLAEA, encoded by the exons ATGGAAAAAAATCGCAAACTTTATTTTGTGCTGACTCTCATGTCGTGTATAAAGCGCAGTCATTTTTTCAATCTGGATATAGACAATCCGTCAATTTATTCTGGGCCAAGTGGAAGTTATTTTGGATTCTCCGTGGATTTCTTCAAACCCGATGAGAAACA ATTAAACATTCTGGTAGGCGCACCCAGGGCAAACACGTCTTTTTCGGCCGTGGTGGAGCGGGGAGCCGTGTACAGCTGCCCCTGGCGAACAAGCAAAGACTGTCGACAGTTACAGTTCGACAACACTG atgaCCGGAAGAACGCTAAAGGGGAGCAGATGGAGTTCAAGTCCAGCCAGTGGTTTGGAGCTTCAGTGCGCTCAGAAGGAGAATACATACTG GCCTGTGCTCCTCTGTACCAGTGGAGCACCTTAACGTTCACAGAGAGGGAACCGGTTGGAACCTGCTTTCTGAAGTCCGCTGGAGGAGTGGTGGAGTACTCCCCCTGCCGAACAG GTTCAAACTCTCCGGAAGGGCAAGGATTCTGTCAAGCAGGATTCAGTGTTGACTTTGTGAAG AATAACAGAGTTGTGGTTGGAGGGCCCGGAAGCTTTTATTGGCAAG GGCAGCTGATCTCTGATGATATTTCTGAAATCATAACCAGATACAATAATAAATTCTACACCCCGTATGGTAACCAGCTGTCCACCAAGCCTGCCAGTGCTCAGTTTGATGACAGCTACTTAG GTTACTCTGTGACTGTGGGGGATTTTAATGGAGATGGGGATGACG ACTACATCACCGGGGTTCCCAGAGGACACAAGGCTTTAGGCTAC GTAAACATTTTCAATGGGAAGAACATGGAGTCCATGGTGAACTTCACTGGGGTCCAG ATGGCAGCGTATTTTGGCCATTCCGTGGCAGCAACGGACATCAATAATGACGG GGTGATGGACCTCTTTGTGGGCGCTCCTCTCTTTATGGACCGCGGTTCGGACGGCAAGCTGCGGGAGGTGGGTCAGGTGTTGGTGTACCTGGGAAAGGGGGGCTTCTCCTTCCACACCCCCCAGAAGCTGACGGGCACGGAGGTGTACTCCAGATTCGGCAGCTCCCTCGCCCCCTTAGGAGACCTGGACATGGACGGCTTCCATG ACATCGCCATCGCCGCGCCCTATGGGGGGCCGGACCACAGGGGACTGGTGTACGTGTATAATGGCCGGGCCATGGGCCCCGAGGCGGGGGCCTCCCAGGTCCTGCAGGGGAGgtgggcctcctcctcctccatgccCCCCAGCTTCGGTTACGCCATGCACGGAGCGACCGACATCGACCTCAATGGCTACCCAG ACCTGGTTGTTGGTGTTTTTGGAGCTGACAAAGCAGTACTGTACAG GGCCCGGCCGGTCATCAGTGTGAACTCCACCCTGGACATCAGTCCCCAGGTCCTGAACCCCGAGGACAAGTCCTGCACCCTGGCTGGCACGTCCACCACCGCGTCCTG CTTCAGAGTGAAATACTGTCTCCAGGCCCGTGGGAAAGGAGCTCCATATACAATGC ACTTCCAGGTGCAGCTGGTGCTGGACAGACTCAAACACAAGGGGGCGATAAAGAGGGCGCTGTTCCTGCACAGCAGAGTCTCGCAGTACTCCAAGAACATGACCGTCCTCAACGACCGAGGACCCGCCTGCGAGGAGCTGGAGGCCTTTCTGATC CCAGAGTCGGAGTTCAGGGATAAGATCACTCCCATCACAGTGTTCATGGGATACGGTCTGGACCTCTCAACCGCTGCCGACAGAACCGGACTGCTGCCGGTACTGGACCAGTTCACCCCGGCCAATCTGTCCAGACAG GCCCACATCCTGTTGGATTGTGGGAAGGATAACATCTGCAAGCCTGACCTGAAGCTGGCCGTAGTCAG tGACCAGACGCAGATCTACATCGGGGACGATAACCCGCTGACGCTGGAGGTGACGGCGGAGAATGGCGGGGAGGGGGCGTACGAGGCTGAGCTGTACGTCTTCATGCCCCCCCAGGCCGAATTCATCGGCGTCATTCGCAACAGCGAG ACTCTGTCTAGACTATCTTGTGCATACAAGAGAGAGAACCAGACCAGACAGGTGGTCTGTGACCTGGGGAACCCAATGAAAGGAGGAACTAAA CTGTTGGCAGGCCTGCGTTTCAGCGTGCACCAGCTCTCTGAGGAGGACAGCTCCATCACCTTCCAGCTGCAGATCTACAG CTCCAACCAGTTCAATAGTACCAGCAGTCTGGTGTCCAGCGTCACCCAGCTTGCAGTTTTAGCCAAAGTGGAAATTCGAGG GGTCTCGGCTCCTGATCAGGTCTTCCTTCCCATCGCTAACTGGCTGCCCAAAGAGGACCCCGTGTTGGAGGATGACATCGGACCCCTAGTCCAGCACGTCTATGAG CTGCGGAACAACGGCCCCAGCACGTTCAGCAAGGCCATGCTGGACATCGCCTGGCCCTACGGCCTGTGGAACGGATCCCTCCTCTACATCACGCAGTACCAGGTGGACGGGCCCATGACCTGCAGCACGGACATGCTCATCAACCCCCTCAACGTCCTG AACCCAAGAGTTGGAGTGAGGACTTCCCAGAATTCCACAGTACCAAACCGAGGCCGGACTGACGGGACAAATCCCAGCCGCCTGCACCgcagagaggtggaggagaacCCACCGGGGGGGCCGCTGGAGACCCTG gactgcTCCAGGGCGAAGTGTCTGAAGATAAAGTGCCAGGTGGGGCGGTTGGAGAGGGGTCGTAGTGCCATCCTGTTCATCCGTGCGCGACTGGGCGTAGCCACCTTCCTCACG GCTGAGAACCAGAACCGCTCCTACAACGTCAGGTCAGCAGCCTCCTTCAGCGTCATAGAGATGCCCTATAAGAGCCTGCTGCCAGAGCTCCCGTCCAACACCACGCAG GTGAACACGGCGGTGATCTGGGTGCTGACGGACTCTCCACGCCCCGTTCCAGGATGGGTCACCGCCCTCGCCGTGGTGGCAGGACTACTGCTGCTGGCCCTGCTCATCTTCATCATGTACAAG GCGGGTTTTTTCGTCCGCGTGCGCCCCCCCCAGGAGGACTGCGTAgagaaggagcagctgcagCCACATGAGAACGGGGACGGGCTCGCTGAGGCctga
- the LOC133116478 gene encoding integrin alpha-V-like isoform X2 has product MDWICLNDRKNAKGEQMEFKSSQWFGASVRSEGEYILACAPLYQWSTLTFTEREPVGTCFLKSAGGVVEYSPCRTGSNSPEGQGFCQAGFSVDFVKNNRVVVGGPGSFYWQGQLISDDISEIITRYNNKFYTPYGNQLSTKPASAQFDDSYLGYSVTVGDFNGDGDDDYITGVPRGHKALGYVNIFNGKNMESMVNFTGVQMAAYFGHSVAATDINNDGVMDLFVGAPLFMDRGSDGKLREVGQVLVYLGKGGFSFHTPQKLTGTEVYSRFGSSLAPLGDLDMDGFHDIAIAAPYGGPDHRGLVYVYNGRAMGPEAGASQVLQGRWASSSSMPPSFGYAMHGATDIDLNGYPDLVVGVFGADKAVLYRARPVISVNSTLDISPQVLNPEDKSCTLAGTSTTASCFRVKYCLQARGKGAPYTMHFQVQLVLDRLKHKGAIKRALFLHSRVSQYSKNMTVLNDRGPACEELEAFLIPESEFRDKITPITVFMGYGLDLSTAADRTGLLPVLDQFTPANLSRQAHILLDCGKDNICKPDLKLAVVSDQTQIYIGDDNPLTLEVTAENGGEGAYEAELYVFMPPQAEFIGVIRNSETLSRLSCAYKRENQTRQVVCDLGNPMKGGTKLLAGLRFSVHQLSEEDSSITFQLQIYSSNQFNSTSSLVSSVTQLAVLAKVEIRGVSAPDQVFLPIANWLPKEDPVLEDDIGPLVQHVYELRNNGPSTFSKAMLDIAWPYGLWNGSLLYITQYQVDGPMTCSTDMLINPLNVLNPRVGVRTSQNSTVPNRGRTDGTNPSRLHRREVEENPPGGPLETLDCSRAKCLKIKCQVGRLERGRSAILFIRARLGVATFLTAENQNRSYNVRSAASFSVIEMPYKSLLPELPSNTTQVNTAVIWVLTDSPRPVPGWVTALAVVAGLLLLALLIFIMYKAGFFVRVRPPQEDCVEKEQLQPHENGDGLAEA; this is encoded by the exons ATGGACTGGATTTGTTTGA atgaCCGGAAGAACGCTAAAGGGGAGCAGATGGAGTTCAAGTCCAGCCAGTGGTTTGGAGCTTCAGTGCGCTCAGAAGGAGAATACATACTG GCCTGTGCTCCTCTGTACCAGTGGAGCACCTTAACGTTCACAGAGAGGGAACCGGTTGGAACCTGCTTTCTGAAGTCCGCTGGAGGAGTGGTGGAGTACTCCCCCTGCCGAACAG GTTCAAACTCTCCGGAAGGGCAAGGATTCTGTCAAGCAGGATTCAGTGTTGACTTTGTGAAG AATAACAGAGTTGTGGTTGGAGGGCCCGGAAGCTTTTATTGGCAAG GGCAGCTGATCTCTGATGATATTTCTGAAATCATAACCAGATACAATAATAAATTCTACACCCCGTATGGTAACCAGCTGTCCACCAAGCCTGCCAGTGCTCAGTTTGATGACAGCTACTTAG GTTACTCTGTGACTGTGGGGGATTTTAATGGAGATGGGGATGACG ACTACATCACCGGGGTTCCCAGAGGACACAAGGCTTTAGGCTAC GTAAACATTTTCAATGGGAAGAACATGGAGTCCATGGTGAACTTCACTGGGGTCCAG ATGGCAGCGTATTTTGGCCATTCCGTGGCAGCAACGGACATCAATAATGACGG GGTGATGGACCTCTTTGTGGGCGCTCCTCTCTTTATGGACCGCGGTTCGGACGGCAAGCTGCGGGAGGTGGGTCAGGTGTTGGTGTACCTGGGAAAGGGGGGCTTCTCCTTCCACACCCCCCAGAAGCTGACGGGCACGGAGGTGTACTCCAGATTCGGCAGCTCCCTCGCCCCCTTAGGAGACCTGGACATGGACGGCTTCCATG ACATCGCCATCGCCGCGCCCTATGGGGGGCCGGACCACAGGGGACTGGTGTACGTGTATAATGGCCGGGCCATGGGCCCCGAGGCGGGGGCCTCCCAGGTCCTGCAGGGGAGgtgggcctcctcctcctccatgccCCCCAGCTTCGGTTACGCCATGCACGGAGCGACCGACATCGACCTCAATGGCTACCCAG ACCTGGTTGTTGGTGTTTTTGGAGCTGACAAAGCAGTACTGTACAG GGCCCGGCCGGTCATCAGTGTGAACTCCACCCTGGACATCAGTCCCCAGGTCCTGAACCCCGAGGACAAGTCCTGCACCCTGGCTGGCACGTCCACCACCGCGTCCTG CTTCAGAGTGAAATACTGTCTCCAGGCCCGTGGGAAAGGAGCTCCATATACAATGC ACTTCCAGGTGCAGCTGGTGCTGGACAGACTCAAACACAAGGGGGCGATAAAGAGGGCGCTGTTCCTGCACAGCAGAGTCTCGCAGTACTCCAAGAACATGACCGTCCTCAACGACCGAGGACCCGCCTGCGAGGAGCTGGAGGCCTTTCTGATC CCAGAGTCGGAGTTCAGGGATAAGATCACTCCCATCACAGTGTTCATGGGATACGGTCTGGACCTCTCAACCGCTGCCGACAGAACCGGACTGCTGCCGGTACTGGACCAGTTCACCCCGGCCAATCTGTCCAGACAG GCCCACATCCTGTTGGATTGTGGGAAGGATAACATCTGCAAGCCTGACCTGAAGCTGGCCGTAGTCAG tGACCAGACGCAGATCTACATCGGGGACGATAACCCGCTGACGCTGGAGGTGACGGCGGAGAATGGCGGGGAGGGGGCGTACGAGGCTGAGCTGTACGTCTTCATGCCCCCCCAGGCCGAATTCATCGGCGTCATTCGCAACAGCGAG ACTCTGTCTAGACTATCTTGTGCATACAAGAGAGAGAACCAGACCAGACAGGTGGTCTGTGACCTGGGGAACCCAATGAAAGGAGGAACTAAA CTGTTGGCAGGCCTGCGTTTCAGCGTGCACCAGCTCTCTGAGGAGGACAGCTCCATCACCTTCCAGCTGCAGATCTACAG CTCCAACCAGTTCAATAGTACCAGCAGTCTGGTGTCCAGCGTCACCCAGCTTGCAGTTTTAGCCAAAGTGGAAATTCGAGG GGTCTCGGCTCCTGATCAGGTCTTCCTTCCCATCGCTAACTGGCTGCCCAAAGAGGACCCCGTGTTGGAGGATGACATCGGACCCCTAGTCCAGCACGTCTATGAG CTGCGGAACAACGGCCCCAGCACGTTCAGCAAGGCCATGCTGGACATCGCCTGGCCCTACGGCCTGTGGAACGGATCCCTCCTCTACATCACGCAGTACCAGGTGGACGGGCCCATGACCTGCAGCACGGACATGCTCATCAACCCCCTCAACGTCCTG AACCCAAGAGTTGGAGTGAGGACTTCCCAGAATTCCACAGTACCAAACCGAGGCCGGACTGACGGGACAAATCCCAGCCGCCTGCACCgcagagaggtggaggagaacCCACCGGGGGGGCCGCTGGAGACCCTG gactgcTCCAGGGCGAAGTGTCTGAAGATAAAGTGCCAGGTGGGGCGGTTGGAGAGGGGTCGTAGTGCCATCCTGTTCATCCGTGCGCGACTGGGCGTAGCCACCTTCCTCACG GCTGAGAACCAGAACCGCTCCTACAACGTCAGGTCAGCAGCCTCCTTCAGCGTCATAGAGATGCCCTATAAGAGCCTGCTGCCAGAGCTCCCGTCCAACACCACGCAG GTGAACACGGCGGTGATCTGGGTGCTGACGGACTCTCCACGCCCCGTTCCAGGATGGGTCACCGCCCTCGCCGTGGTGGCAGGACTACTGCTGCTGGCCCTGCTCATCTTCATCATGTACAAG GCGGGTTTTTTCGTCCGCGTGCGCCCCCCCCAGGAGGACTGCGTAgagaaggagcagctgcagCCACATGAGAACGGGGACGGGCTCGCTGAGGCctga